One window from the genome of Cuculus canorus isolate bCucCan1 chromosome 12, bCucCan1.pri, whole genome shotgun sequence encodes:
- the MRPL46 gene encoding 39S ribosomal protein L46, mitochondrial: MFPGTSGGRGARRERGGNMAAPVSVMAASARWGRRFGTAAAPRPWRLFGAMCLLRPPRITQPLEKEEEEMAALMAQIELEKSQYSDHEIRKLQEEEQLRRRKESAYDDEDEAPGKTVIMAQDLEDKWEQKLLQFKAAPRITDADKNNDRMSLNRKLDSNLMLLVKQKIGNQQLWLLPQVEWQPGETLRGTAERAMAMFLGDRIQAKVLGNAPHGIYKYKYPRAIRTEDTVGAKVFFFKAFLQSSDLSQAELKEDHLWVAKDELGDYLKLEYLKKVNRFLLDL, from the exons ATGTTCCCGGGGACCAGCGGCGGGCGCGGGGCACGACGGGAGCGCGGCGGAAATATGGCGGCGCCCGTCAGCGTCATGGCGGCGTCCGCACGGTGGGGCCGGCGATTCGGTACCGCCGCCGCGCCCCGGCCCTGGCGGCTCTTCGGGGCTATGTGCCTGCTGAGGCCGCCCCGCATCACCCAGCCCCtcgagaaggaggaggaagagatggCGGCTCTCATGGCGCAG ATAGAGCTGGAGAAAAGCCAGTATTCAGATCATGAAATCCgcaagctgcaggaggaggagcagctcaggaggagaaaggaaagtgCATATGATGATGAGGATGAAGCACCTGGCAAAACGGTCATCATGGCTCAAGACCTGGAGGACAAGTGGGAACAGAAGTTATTGCAATTCAAAGCCGCTCCGCGGATAACAG atgCTGATAAAAACAACGATCGAATGTCGTTGAACAGGAAGCTGGACAGTAACCTGATGCTGCTGGTGAAACAGAAAATCGGTAaccagcagctgtggctgctgcctcAAGTGGAATGGCAGCCTGGAGAGACACTGCGAGGCACAGCTGAGCGAGCCATGGCTATGTTTTTGG GAGATCGCATTCAAGCCAAAGTCCTGGGGAACGCACCACATGGGATTTACAAGTATAAATACCCCCGGGCCATCAGGACTGAGGATACTGTGGGAGCCAAAGTATTCTTCTTCAAAGCCTTCCTCCAAAGCAGTGATTTGTCCcaggcagagctgaaggaagaTCATCTGTGGGTTGCAAAGGACGAGCTGGGAGACTACTTAAAGTTGGAATACCTGAAAAAAGTCAATCGATTCCTTCTGGACTTATGA